A part of Streptomyces sp. DSM 40750 genomic DNA contains:
- the iolD gene encoding 3D-(3,5/4)-trihydroxycyclohexane-1,2-dione acylhydrolase (decyclizing) — protein sequence MSTATPRTTRLTVAQALVRFLAAQYTERDGERQRLIGATWGIFGHGNVAGLGQALIEYGDDMPYLQGRNEQSMVHAAVGYARQSNRLSTHAVTTSIGPGATNLVTGAALATINHLPVLLLPGDTFATRPADPVLQQLEVPYAGDISVNDCLRPVSKYFDRITRPEALIPAALQAMRVLADPVETGAVTLALPQDVQAEAYDWPEEFFAERTWNVRRPAADGSELSAAVRAIREAGRPLIVAGGGVHHARAEEALAELADATGIPVASTQAGKGSLRHDHPQDVGGIGHTGTATANELARTADLVIGVGTRYTDFTTASGTLFTADGVRFLNLNIAPYDGHKLSGLPLIADARVGLEELTQSLEPHGHRVADAYVAEYTEDKQRWEHRVDACYEADEPDTRPTQAQVLGLLDEIVDEDDIIINAAGSLPGDLHKLWRARSRDQYHLEYGYSCMGYEIPAAIGVRMAAPGRPVWALVGDGTYLMMPTEIVTAVQENVPIKVLLVQNHGYASIGGLSETVGGERFGTAYRHRNPDDGLFTGAPLPVDLAANAASLGMRVLRAKTIRDLRAALAEARAADTPTCVYVETETADTVSGPPPAQAWWDVPVAETATRSSAVKAREEYDRHVSTRRRHL from the coding sequence ATGAGCACGGCGACCCCGAGGACGACGAGGCTGACCGTCGCGCAGGCGCTGGTGCGGTTCCTCGCCGCCCAGTACACCGAGCGCGACGGCGAACGGCAGCGGCTGATCGGTGCCACCTGGGGCATCTTCGGCCACGGCAATGTCGCGGGCCTCGGGCAGGCGCTGATCGAGTACGGCGACGACATGCCGTACCTCCAGGGCCGCAACGAGCAGTCGATGGTCCACGCGGCCGTCGGCTACGCCCGGCAGTCCAACCGCCTCTCCACGCACGCCGTGACGACGTCGATCGGCCCCGGCGCCACCAACCTCGTCACCGGCGCCGCCCTCGCCACGATCAACCACCTCCCGGTCCTGCTCCTCCCCGGCGACACCTTCGCCACCCGGCCCGCGGACCCGGTCCTCCAGCAGCTCGAAGTCCCGTACGCGGGCGACATCAGCGTCAACGACTGCCTGCGCCCGGTGTCGAAGTACTTCGACCGGATCACCCGCCCCGAGGCCCTGATCCCGGCCGCGCTGCAGGCGATGCGGGTGCTCGCCGACCCCGTCGAGACGGGTGCCGTCACGCTCGCCCTCCCGCAGGACGTGCAGGCGGAGGCGTACGACTGGCCGGAGGAGTTCTTCGCCGAGCGGACCTGGAACGTACGCCGGCCCGCGGCCGACGGCTCCGAACTGTCCGCCGCCGTACGGGCGATCCGCGAAGCCGGGCGCCCGCTGATCGTCGCCGGCGGGGGTGTCCACCACGCCCGCGCGGAGGAGGCGCTCGCCGAACTCGCCGACGCCACCGGCATTCCCGTGGCGTCCACGCAGGCCGGCAAGGGCTCGCTGCGCCACGACCACCCGCAGGACGTGGGCGGCATCGGCCACACCGGCACCGCGACCGCGAACGAACTCGCCCGCACCGCCGACCTGGTGATCGGTGTCGGCACCCGGTACACGGACTTCACCACCGCCTCCGGCACCCTCTTCACCGCCGACGGCGTCCGCTTCCTCAACCTCAACATCGCGCCGTACGACGGTCACAAGCTCTCCGGGCTGCCACTGATCGCGGACGCGCGCGTCGGGTTGGAGGAGCTGACCCAGTCGCTCGAACCGCACGGACACCGGGTCGCGGACGCGTACGTCGCCGAGTACACGGAGGACAAGCAGCGCTGGGAGCACCGCGTCGACGCCTGCTACGAGGCCGACGAACCGGACACCCGGCCCACCCAGGCCCAGGTCCTCGGCCTCCTCGACGAGATCGTCGACGAGGACGACATCATCATCAACGCGGCCGGGTCCCTCCCCGGTGACCTGCACAAACTGTGGCGGGCGCGGTCGCGGGACCAGTACCACCTGGAGTACGGCTACTCCTGCATGGGGTACGAGATCCCGGCCGCGATCGGCGTCCGGATGGCCGCCCCCGGGCGCCCGGTGTGGGCGCTGGTCGGCGACGGCACCTATCTGATGATGCCGACCGAGATCGTCACGGCCGTGCAGGAGAACGTCCCGATCAAGGTGCTGCTCGTACAGAACCACGGGTACGCCTCCATCGGCGGCCTCTCGGAGACGGTCGGCGGTGAGCGGTTCGGTACCGCCTACCGGCACCGGAACCCCGACGACGGCCTGTTCACGGGCGCCCCGCTGCCCGTGGATCTCGCCGCCAACGCGGCCAGCCTCGGCATGCGCGTCCTGCGCGCCAAGACCATCCGTGACCTGCGCGCCGCCCTCGCCGAGGCGCGGGCGGCCGACACTCCCACATGTGTCTACGTGGAGACCGAAACGGCAGACACAGTGTCGGGCCCGCCTCCCGCGCAGGCCTGGTGGGATGTTCCTGTGGCCGAGACCGCGACCCGCTCGTCGGCGGTCAAGGCCCGCGAGGAGTACGACCGGCACGTCTCAACCCGACGCCGCCATCTGTGA
- a CDS encoding Cgl0159 family (beta/alpha)8-fold protein yields MSPLGPVDVSALVRTRVQHPEAIAEAAARRTRRPLVGDSGRLMIVAADHPARGALSVGDRKLAMANRADLLERLCLALSRPGVDGVLATADILDDLLLLGALDDKVVMGSMNRGGLAGASFELDDRFTGHRPEDMERLGFDAGKLLLRIDYDDPGSLNTLESTARAVDAMAERRLPVFVEPFISRRDPATGKVRNDLSADAVTKSIAIAAGLGGSSAYTWLKVPVTENPDDMARVMETSTLPAVLLGGDVGTDQEGAYEKWRGALQLPTVQGLVVGRSLLYPADDDVTAAVDTAVGLL; encoded by the coding sequence GTGAGCCCCCTCGGTCCCGTCGACGTCTCCGCCCTCGTCCGCACCCGGGTCCAGCACCCCGAGGCGATCGCCGAGGCCGCCGCCCGCCGCACCCGGCGTCCCCTCGTCGGCGACAGCGGCCGGCTGATGATCGTCGCCGCCGACCACCCGGCCCGCGGCGCCCTCTCCGTGGGCGACCGCAAGCTCGCCATGGCGAACCGCGCCGACCTCCTCGAACGGCTGTGCCTCGCCCTCTCCCGCCCCGGCGTCGACGGCGTCCTCGCGACCGCCGACATCCTCGACGACCTGCTCCTCCTCGGCGCGCTCGACGACAAGGTCGTCATGGGCTCGATGAACCGCGGCGGTCTGGCGGGCGCCAGCTTCGAGCTCGACGACCGCTTCACCGGCCACCGCCCCGAGGACATGGAGCGCCTCGGCTTCGACGCCGGCAAGCTCCTGCTGCGCATCGACTACGACGACCCGGGCTCCCTCAACACCCTGGAGTCCACCGCCCGTGCCGTGGACGCCATGGCCGAACGCAGGCTCCCCGTGTTCGTGGAGCCGTTCATCAGCCGCCGGGACCCCGCGACCGGCAAGGTCAGGAACGACCTGAGCGCCGACGCCGTCACCAAGTCGATCGCCATAGCGGCCGGGCTCGGCGGCAGTTCGGCGTACACCTGGCTGAAGGTGCCCGTCACGGAGAACCCCGATGACATGGCCCGTGTGATGGAGACCTCGACGCTGCCCGCCGTACTGCTCGGCGGCGATGTCGGCACGGACCAGGAGGGCGCCTACGAGAAGTGGCGGGGGGCGCTGCAACTGCCCACCGTCCAGGGCCTGGTGGTCGGCCGCTCGTTGCTCTACCCGGCGGACGACGACGTGACCGCCGCCGTGGACACCGCCGTAGGACTGTTGTGA
- the iolB gene encoding 5-deoxy-glucuronate isomerase: MTQKTELYVPKGATANARYVVDIDPKRAGWTHSSLRIVELGPDGTHTFTTGDSEWIVLSLNGGCTVHVSGESGEPGGEEDAEFQILGRESVFAGVSDFVYAPRDARVQIASGAGGRFALAGAKCERRLPARYGPAPEVPVEDRGSGDCARQVRNFASADAFECDKLITVEVITPGGNWSSYPPHKHDENRPGEETELEEIYYFEIEGPNGFGYQRVFPSREGGSDILAEVRSGDAVLVPDGWHGPSIAQPGHSMYYLNVMAGPGSERQWRICFHPDHTEGYR; the protein is encoded by the coding sequence ATGACACAGAAGACCGAGCTGTACGTACCCAAGGGCGCCACCGCGAACGCCCGGTACGTCGTCGACATCGACCCCAAGCGGGCCGGCTGGACCCACAGCAGCCTGCGGATCGTGGAGTTGGGGCCGGACGGCACGCACACGTTCACGACCGGGGACAGCGAGTGGATCGTGCTGTCCCTCAACGGCGGTTGTACGGTGCACGTATCGGGCGAATCCGGTGAACCGGGCGGAGAAGAGGACGCGGAGTTTCAGATCCTGGGCAGGGAAAGCGTGTTCGCCGGAGTCTCCGACTTCGTGTACGCGCCCCGTGACGCCCGGGTACAGATCGCCTCCGGCGCGGGAGGCCGCTTCGCTTTGGCAGGAGCGAAGTGCGAGCGACGACTCCCCGCCCGCTACGGCCCCGCGCCGGAGGTCCCCGTGGAAGACCGAGGCAGCGGCGACTGCGCCCGCCAGGTGCGCAACTTCGCCTCCGCCGACGCCTTCGAGTGCGACAAGCTGATCACCGTCGAGGTCATCACCCCCGGCGGCAACTGGTCCTCGTACCCGCCGCACAAGCACGACGAGAACCGGCCGGGCGAGGAGACCGAGCTCGAAGAGATCTACTACTTCGAGATCGAGGGCCCGAACGGCTTCGGATACCAACGGGTGTTCCCCTCCCGCGAGGGCGGATCCGACATCCTCGCCGAGGTCCGTTCCGGTGACGCCGTGCTCGTTCCCGACGGCTGGCACGGCCCGTCCATCGCGCAGCCCGGTCACAGCATGTACTACCTGAATGTGATGGCCGGTCCGGGCTCCGAGCGGCAGTGGCGGATCTGCTTCCACCCCGATCACACGGAGGGGTACCGATGA
- the iolC gene encoding 5-dehydro-2-deoxygluconokinase, whose product MAYDLITMGRIGVDLYPLQTGVPLPQVTSFGKFLGGSATNVAVAASRLGRSTAVITRTGADPFGDYLHQALRDFGVDDRWVTPVPGLATPITFCEVFPPDDFPLYFYRRPKAPDLEIDAHELDLDAIAGTRIFWMTGTGLSEEPSRTATLAALAHRAKAGTTVFDLDWRPMFWTDPAEARPFYEEALRHTTVAVGNLDEVEVATGVREPQAAARALLDAGVELAVVKQGPKGVLAVNSKGESAEVPPLPVTVLNGLGAGDAFGGSLCHGLLEGWDLEKIMRYANAAGAIVASRLECSSAMPTVEEIESAVAAGAVL is encoded by the coding sequence ATGGCGTACGACCTGATCACCATGGGGCGGATCGGTGTGGACCTCTATCCGTTGCAGACGGGGGTTCCGCTGCCGCAGGTGACGTCCTTCGGGAAGTTCCTCGGCGGATCGGCGACGAACGTCGCGGTGGCCGCGTCCCGCCTGGGCCGCTCCACCGCCGTCATCACCCGCACAGGCGCTGACCCCTTCGGTGACTACCTCCACCAGGCGCTGCGCGACTTCGGGGTCGACGACCGCTGGGTCACCCCGGTCCCTGGCCTCGCGACCCCGATCACCTTCTGCGAGGTCTTCCCGCCGGACGACTTCCCGCTGTACTTCTACCGCCGGCCCAAGGCGCCCGACCTGGAGATCGACGCCCACGAACTGGACCTCGACGCCATCGCCGGGACCCGGATCTTCTGGATGACCGGCACCGGCCTGAGCGAGGAGCCCAGCCGTACGGCGACGCTCGCGGCCCTCGCCCACCGCGCCAAGGCCGGTACGACGGTCTTCGACCTCGACTGGCGCCCCATGTTCTGGACCGACCCGGCCGAGGCCCGCCCGTTCTACGAGGAGGCCCTGCGGCACACGACCGTCGCGGTCGGCAATCTGGACGAGGTCGAGGTCGCCACCGGGGTCCGCGAGCCGCAGGCCGCCGCCCGCGCACTTCTCGACGCCGGGGTCGAACTCGCGGTCGTCAAGCAGGGCCCCAAGGGTGTTCTCGCGGTCAACAGCAAGGGTGAGTCCGCCGAGGTCCCGCCCCTCCCCGTGACCGTCCTCAACGGCCTCGGCGCCGGTGACGCCTTCGGCGGCTCCCTCTGCCACGGCCTGCTCGAAGGCTGGGACCTGGAGAAGATCATGCGGTACGCCAACGCGGCCGGCGCCATCGTCGCCTCCCGCCTGGAGTGCTCCTCCGCGATGCCCACGGTGGAAGAGATCGAGTCGGCCGTCGCGGCGGGAGCGGTCCTGTGA